One Phoenix dactylifera cultivar Barhee BC4 chromosome 8, palm_55x_up_171113_PBpolish2nd_filt_p, whole genome shotgun sequence genomic window carries:
- the LOC103718021 gene encoding endoribonuclease YBEY, chloroplastic-like isoform X3, which yields MINYTHPFSPDLFLHSVHLFSLFPPHVLPCFFSPESSPFSGDMTSFVARAFTLASRSTFRSPHPISAALQWVPLPLAATVTSPLIRPVIPLASFFSLLRFAPLGESRPAGSLGGFLANSNRGYRKPRRRPAAKRQAPKEKPLELDIKICIEEDLPDDPEIMAIAETLRLDVPMAMNVAFHNIRDLEYKTRETSINDVNKFEKIELSVLLCNDDFIQKLNKDWRDEDHATDVLSMSQHVPELDLPILLLGDIVISVETAARQAEERGHALLDEIRILMVHGLLHLLGFDHEISDEAEAEMENEEELVLKNLEWKGKGLIKSAYDAIADEVLQAESSDGWN from the exons ATGATAAATTATACACATCCCTTTTCACCCGATCTTTTCTTACACTCGGTGCATTTGTTCTCCCTTTTTCCTCCCCACGTGCTGCCCTGCTTCTTCTCGCCGGAATCCTCCCCCTTCTCCGGCGATATGACGAGTTTCGTCGCGCGGGCGTTCACCCTCGCCTCCAGATCTACTTTTCGTTCTCCGCATCCGATCTCCGCCGCTCTCCAGTGGGTGCCGCTGCCGCTGGCTGCGACAGTCACCTCTCCTCTTATTCGTCCGGTTATTCCGCTGGCGTCGTTCTTCTCCTTGCTTCGCTTCGCTCCGCTTGGGGAATCGCGCCCCGCGGGGTCGCTCGGAGGGTTCCTTGCGAACTCTAATAGGGGGTACCGGAAGCCAAGGCGGAGACCGGCGGCGAAGAGGCAGGCGCCGAAGGAGAAGCCTTTGGAGCTCGATATCAAGATCTGTATCGAAGAAGACTTGCCCGACGATCCCGAAATCATG GCCATTGCAGAGACACTGAGATTGGATGTTCCCATGGCAATGAACGTTGCATTTCATAATATCAGAGACTTGGAATATAAAACCAGGGAAACTTCTATAAATGATGTTAATAAGTTTGAAAAGATTGAGTTATCAGTATTGCTTTGCAATGATGATTTTATCCAAAAACTAAACAAAGACTGGAGAGATGAGGACCATGCTACTGATGTTCTTTCTATGTCGCAGCACGTTCCTGAACTTGATCTTCCCATA CTATTGTTGGGAGATATAGTAATTTCTGTTGAAACAGCTGCAAGACAAGCAGAGGAGAGAGGTCATGCACTTCTTGACGAGATAAGAATCCTCATG GTTCATGGCTTATTGCATCTTTTGGGCTTCGATCATGAGATTAGTGATGAGGCGGAAGCAGAAATGGAGAACGAAGAGGAATTGGTTCTGAAGAATCTTGAGTGGAAGGGAAAAGGTCTAATAAAAAGTGCATATGATGCTATAGCTGATGAAGTCCTTCAAGCAGAAAGTTCAGACG GTTGGAATTAA
- the LOC103718021 gene encoding endoribonuclease YBEY, chloroplastic-like isoform X2 gives MINYTHPFSPDLFLHSVHLFSLFPPHVLPCFFSPESSPFSGDMTSFVARAFTLASRSTFRSPHPISAALQWVPLPLAATVTSPLIRPVIPLASFFSLLRFAPLGESRPAGSLGGFLANSNRGYRKPRRRPAAKRQAPKEKPLELDIKICIEEDLPDDPEIMAIAETLRLDVPMAMNVAFHNIRDLEYKTRETSINDVNKFEKIELSVLLCNDDFIQKLNKDWRDEDHATDVLSMSQHVPELDLPILLLGDIVISVETAARQAEERGHALLDEIRILMVHGLLHLLGFDHEISDEAEAEMENEEELVLKNLEWKGKGLIKSAYDAIADEVLQAESSDEAALSRHA, from the exons ATGATAAATTATACACATCCCTTTTCACCCGATCTTTTCTTACACTCGGTGCATTTGTTCTCCCTTTTTCCTCCCCACGTGCTGCCCTGCTTCTTCTCGCCGGAATCCTCCCCCTTCTCCGGCGATATGACGAGTTTCGTCGCGCGGGCGTTCACCCTCGCCTCCAGATCTACTTTTCGTTCTCCGCATCCGATCTCCGCCGCTCTCCAGTGGGTGCCGCTGCCGCTGGCTGCGACAGTCACCTCTCCTCTTATTCGTCCGGTTATTCCGCTGGCGTCGTTCTTCTCCTTGCTTCGCTTCGCTCCGCTTGGGGAATCGCGCCCCGCGGGGTCGCTCGGAGGGTTCCTTGCGAACTCTAATAGGGGGTACCGGAAGCCAAGGCGGAGACCGGCGGCGAAGAGGCAGGCGCCGAAGGAGAAGCCTTTGGAGCTCGATATCAAGATCTGTATCGAAGAAGACTTGCCCGACGATCCCGAAATCATG GCCATTGCAGAGACACTGAGATTGGATGTTCCCATGGCAATGAACGTTGCATTTCATAATATCAGAGACTTGGAATATAAAACCAGGGAAACTTCTATAAATGATGTTAATAAGTTTGAAAAGATTGAGTTATCAGTATTGCTTTGCAATGATGATTTTATCCAAAAACTAAACAAAGACTGGAGAGATGAGGACCATGCTACTGATGTTCTTTCTATGTCGCAGCACGTTCCTGAACTTGATCTTCCCATA CTATTGTTGGGAGATATAGTAATTTCTGTTGAAACAGCTGCAAGACAAGCAGAGGAGAGAGGTCATGCACTTCTTGACGAGATAAGAATCCTCATG GTTCATGGCTTATTGCATCTTTTGGGCTTCGATCATGAGATTAGTGATGAGGCGGAAGCAGAAATGGAGAACGAAGAGGAATTGGTTCTGAAGAATCTTGAGTGGAAGGGAAAAGGTCTAATAAAAAGTGCATATGATGCTATAGCTGATGAAGTCCTTCAAGCAGAAAGTTCAGACG AAGCTGCTTTATCTCGACATGCCTGA
- the LOC103718021 gene encoding endoribonuclease YBEY, chloroplastic-like isoform X1 has protein sequence MINYTHPFSPDLFLHSVHLFSLFPPHVLPCFFSPESSPFSGDMTSFVARAFTLASRSTFRSPHPISAALQWVPLPLAATVTSPLIRPVIPLASFFSLLRFAPLGESRPAGSLGGFLANSNRGYRKPRRRPAAKRQAPKEKPLELDIKICIEEDLPDDPEIMAIAETLRLDVPMAMNVAFHNIRDLEYKTRETSINDVNKFEKIELSVLLCNDDFIQKLNKDWRDEDHATDVLSMSQHVPELDLPILLLGDIVISVETAARQAEERGHALLDEIRILMVHGLLHLLGFDHEISDEAEAEMENEEELVLKNLEWKGKGLIKSAYDAIADEVLQAESSDGELFLLHISPIQTFSIPHEHSLVHFEA, from the exons ATGATAAATTATACACATCCCTTTTCACCCGATCTTTTCTTACACTCGGTGCATTTGTTCTCCCTTTTTCCTCCCCACGTGCTGCCCTGCTTCTTCTCGCCGGAATCCTCCCCCTTCTCCGGCGATATGACGAGTTTCGTCGCGCGGGCGTTCACCCTCGCCTCCAGATCTACTTTTCGTTCTCCGCATCCGATCTCCGCCGCTCTCCAGTGGGTGCCGCTGCCGCTGGCTGCGACAGTCACCTCTCCTCTTATTCGTCCGGTTATTCCGCTGGCGTCGTTCTTCTCCTTGCTTCGCTTCGCTCCGCTTGGGGAATCGCGCCCCGCGGGGTCGCTCGGAGGGTTCCTTGCGAACTCTAATAGGGGGTACCGGAAGCCAAGGCGGAGACCGGCGGCGAAGAGGCAGGCGCCGAAGGAGAAGCCTTTGGAGCTCGATATCAAGATCTGTATCGAAGAAGACTTGCCCGACGATCCCGAAATCATG GCCATTGCAGAGACACTGAGATTGGATGTTCCCATGGCAATGAACGTTGCATTTCATAATATCAGAGACTTGGAATATAAAACCAGGGAAACTTCTATAAATGATGTTAATAAGTTTGAAAAGATTGAGTTATCAGTATTGCTTTGCAATGATGATTTTATCCAAAAACTAAACAAAGACTGGAGAGATGAGGACCATGCTACTGATGTTCTTTCTATGTCGCAGCACGTTCCTGAACTTGATCTTCCCATA CTATTGTTGGGAGATATAGTAATTTCTGTTGAAACAGCTGCAAGACAAGCAGAGGAGAGAGGTCATGCACTTCTTGACGAGATAAGAATCCTCATG GTTCATGGCTTATTGCATCTTTTGGGCTTCGATCATGAGATTAGTGATGAGGCGGAAGCAGAAATGGAGAACGAAGAGGAATTGGTTCTGAAGAATCTTGAGTGGAAGGGAAAAGGTCTAATAAAAAGTGCATATGATGCTATAGCTGATGAAGTCCTTCAAGCAGAAAGTTCAGACGGTGAGCTGTTCTTACTACATATTTCACCAATCCAAACTTTCAGCATACCACATGAGCATTCTTTAGTACACTTTGAGGCATGA
- the LOC103718019 gene encoding uncharacterized protein LOC103718019 isoform X4 — protein sequence MQGLNDLFQASFKPSEIIQRLIFSSLEVPRLDTWEKISRRCFEKSHRHEPKMRMSSMMQLPHHLPSHSQRRRMHRNWIRMGLFSSSLCSWLIFPSKVPETTQKNWKIRTKLKDMIIVMSRRGLSKYFQGESQSFSSLSDARCIEDLAKKETPYKKMKPCKSYAGNLDAGHKPCHTPGPCNKTIAKKTSRGSCSSLVNRRSTSSLLSISKPPPIPVNKNL from the exons ATGCAAGGACTAAATGAtttgttccaagcctccttcaAGCCTTCAGAGATTATCCAAAGGCTTATTTTCTCTTCCCTTGAGGTTCCAAGGTTGGATACATGGGAGAAGATCTCAAGGAGATGTTTCGAAAAGTCTCATCGCCACGAGCCGAAGATGCGGATGAGCTCT ATGATGCAACTTCCTCATCATCTCCCAAGCCATTCTCAACGTCGTCGAATGCATCGAAATTGGATTCGGATGGGCCTGTTTTCGAGTTCTCTTTGCTCATGGCTCATCTTCCCATCAA AAGTCCCAGAAACAACACAAAAGAATTGGAAAATACGAACAAAGCTAAAAGATATGATAATCGTTATGTCTAG GAGAGGGCTCTCTAAATACTTCCAAGGGGAATCCCAGTCCTTTTCATCCCTGTCTGATGCTAGATGCATAGAAGATCTTGCCAAGAAGGAGACCccttacaagaagatgaagccATGCAAGAGCTATGCAGGAAATTTGGATGCAGGCCATAAGCCATGCCATACACCAGGGCCTTGTAACAAGACAATAGCAAAGAAAACTTCCAGGGGTTCTTGTTCCTCTCTAGTTAACAGGAGAAGCACCAGTAGCCTTTTATCAATTAGCAAACCGCCTCCCATACCTGTGAATAAGAACCTGTAA
- the LOC103718019 gene encoding uncharacterized protein LOC103718019 isoform X2, with amino-acid sequence MQGLNDLFQASFKPSEIIQRLIFSSLEVPRLDTWEKISRRCFEKSHRHEPKMRMSSMMQLPHHLPSHSQRRRMHRNWIRMGLFSSSLCSWLIFPSSEYKSKSESAFFFCACMCVCLCSNAEVPETTQKNWKIRTKLKDMIIVMSRRGLSKYFQGESQSFSSLSDARCIEDLAKKETPYKKMKPCKSYAGNLDAGHKPCHTPGPCNKTIAKKTSRGSCSSLVNRRSTSSLLSISKPPPIPVNKNL; translated from the exons ATGCAAGGACTAAATGAtttgttccaagcctccttcaAGCCTTCAGAGATTATCCAAAGGCTTATTTTCTCTTCCCTTGAGGTTCCAAGGTTGGATACATGGGAGAAGATCTCAAGGAGATGTTTCGAAAAGTCTCATCGCCACGAGCCGAAGATGCGGATGAGCTCT ATGATGCAACTTCCTCATCATCTCCCAAGCCATTCTCAACGTCGTCGAATGCATCGAAATTGGATTCGGATGGGCCTGTTTTCGAGTTCTCTTTGCTCATGGCTCATCTTCCCATCAAGTGAGTATAAGTCTAAATCTGaatctgccttttttttttgcgcgtgtatgtgtgtgtgtttatGTAGCAATGCAGAAGTCCCAGAAACAACACAAAAGAATTGGAAAATACGAACAAAGCTAAAAGATATGATAATCGTTATGTCTAG GAGAGGGCTCTCTAAATACTTCCAAGGGGAATCCCAGTCCTTTTCATCCCTGTCTGATGCTAGATGCATAGAAGATCTTGCCAAGAAGGAGACCccttacaagaagatgaagccATGCAAGAGCTATGCAGGAAATTTGGATGCAGGCCATAAGCCATGCCATACACCAGGGCCTTGTAACAAGACAATAGCAAAGAAAACTTCCAGGGGTTCTTGTTCCTCTCTAGTTAACAGGAGAAGCACCAGTAGCCTTTTATCAATTAGCAAACCGCCTCCCATACCTGTGAATAAGAACCTGTAA
- the LOC103718019 gene encoding uncharacterized protein LOC103718019 isoform X5 encodes MGEDLKEMFRKVSSPRAEDADELCESASLSTADSGDSMFSSSSDLTDDATSSSSPKPFSTSSNASKLDSDGPVFEFSLLMAHLPIKRGLSKYFQGESQSFSSLSDARCIEDLAKKETPYKKMKPCKSYAGNLDAGHKPCHTPGPCNKTIAKKTSRGSCSSLVNRRSTSSLLSISKPPPIPVNKNL; translated from the exons ATGGGAGAAGATCTCAAGGAGATGTTTCGAAAAGTCTCATCGCCACGAGCCGAAGATGCGGATGAGCTCTGTGAGTCTGCATCTCTCTCAACTGCTGACTCCGGGGACTCCATGTTCTCATCTTCATCTGATCTCACAGATGATGCAACTTCCTCATCATCTCCCAAGCCATTCTCAACGTCGTCGAATGCATCGAAATTGGATTCGGATGGGCCTGTTTTCGAGTTCTCTTTGCTCATGGCTCATCTTCCCATCAA GAGAGGGCTCTCTAAATACTTCCAAGGGGAATCCCAGTCCTTTTCATCCCTGTCTGATGCTAGATGCATAGAAGATCTTGCCAAGAAGGAGACCccttacaagaagatgaagccATGCAAGAGCTATGCAGGAAATTTGGATGCAGGCCATAAGCCATGCCATACACCAGGGCCTTGTAACAAGACAATAGCAAAGAAAACTTCCAGGGGTTCTTGTTCCTCTCTAGTTAACAGGAGAAGCACCAGTAGCCTTTTATCAATTAGCAAACCGCCTCCCATACCTGTGAATAAGAACCTGTAA
- the LOC103718019 gene encoding uncharacterized protein LOC103718019 isoform X6: MGEDLKEMFRKVSSPRAEDADELYDATSSSSPKPFSTSSNASKLDSDGPVFEFSLLMAHLPIKRGLSKYFQGESQSFSSLSDARCIEDLAKKETPYKKMKPCKSYAGNLDAGHKPCHTPGPCNKTIAKKTSRGSCSSLVNRRSTSSLLSISKPPPIPVNKNL, from the exons ATGGGAGAAGATCTCAAGGAGATGTTTCGAAAAGTCTCATCGCCACGAGCCGAAGATGCGGATGAGCTCT ATGATGCAACTTCCTCATCATCTCCCAAGCCATTCTCAACGTCGTCGAATGCATCGAAATTGGATTCGGATGGGCCTGTTTTCGAGTTCTCTTTGCTCATGGCTCATCTTCCCATCAA GAGAGGGCTCTCTAAATACTTCCAAGGGGAATCCCAGTCCTTTTCATCCCTGTCTGATGCTAGATGCATAGAAGATCTTGCCAAGAAGGAGACCccttacaagaagatgaagccATGCAAGAGCTATGCAGGAAATTTGGATGCAGGCCATAAGCCATGCCATACACCAGGGCCTTGTAACAAGACAATAGCAAAGAAAACTTCCAGGGGTTCTTGTTCCTCTCTAGTTAACAGGAGAAGCACCAGTAGCCTTTTATCAATTAGCAAACCGCCTCCCATACCTGTGAATAAGAACCTGTAA
- the LOC103718019 gene encoding uncharacterized protein LOC103718019 isoform X3 produces the protein MQGLNDLFQASFKPSEIIQRLIFSSLEVPRLDTWEKISRRCFEKSHRHEPKMRMSSVSLHLSQLLTPGTPCSHLHLISQMMQLPHHLPSHSQRRRMHRNWIRMGLFSSSLCSWLIFPSKVPETTQKNWKIRTKLKDMIIVMSRRGLSKYFQGESQSFSSLSDARCIEDLAKKETPYKKMKPCKSYAGNLDAGHKPCHTPGPCNKTIAKKTSRGSCSSLVNRRSTSSLLSISKPPPIPVNKNL, from the exons ATGCAAGGACTAAATGAtttgttccaagcctccttcaAGCCTTCAGAGATTATCCAAAGGCTTATTTTCTCTTCCCTTGAGGTTCCAAGGTTGGATACATGGGAGAAGATCTCAAGGAGATGTTTCGAAAAGTCTCATCGCCACGAGCCGAAGATGCGGATGAGCTCTGTGAGTCTGCATCTCTCTCAACTGCTGACTCCGGGGACTCCATGTTCTCATCTTCATCTGATCTCACAGATGATGCAACTTCCTCATCATCTCCCAAGCCATTCTCAACGTCGTCGAATGCATCGAAATTGGATTCGGATGGGCCTGTTTTCGAGTTCTCTTTGCTCATGGCTCATCTTCCCATCAA AAGTCCCAGAAACAACACAAAAGAATTGGAAAATACGAACAAAGCTAAAAGATATGATAATCGTTATGTCTAG GAGAGGGCTCTCTAAATACTTCCAAGGGGAATCCCAGTCCTTTTCATCCCTGTCTGATGCTAGATGCATAGAAGATCTTGCCAAGAAGGAGACCccttacaagaagatgaagccATGCAAGAGCTATGCAGGAAATTTGGATGCAGGCCATAAGCCATGCCATACACCAGGGCCTTGTAACAAGACAATAGCAAAGAAAACTTCCAGGGGTTCTTGTTCCTCTCTAGTTAACAGGAGAAGCACCAGTAGCCTTTTATCAATTAGCAAACCGCCTCCCATACCTGTGAATAAGAACCTGTAA
- the LOC103718019 gene encoding uncharacterized protein LOC103718019 isoform X1: MQGLNDLFQASFKPSEIIQRLIFSSLEVPRLDTWEKISRRCFEKSHRHEPKMRMSSVSLHLSQLLTPGTPCSHLHLISQMMQLPHHLPSHSQRRRMHRNWIRMGLFSSSLCSWLIFPSSEYKSKSESAFFFCACMCVCLCSNAEVPETTQKNWKIRTKLKDMIIVMSRRGLSKYFQGESQSFSSLSDARCIEDLAKKETPYKKMKPCKSYAGNLDAGHKPCHTPGPCNKTIAKKTSRGSCSSLVNRRSTSSLLSISKPPPIPVNKNL; this comes from the exons ATGCAAGGACTAAATGAtttgttccaagcctccttcaAGCCTTCAGAGATTATCCAAAGGCTTATTTTCTCTTCCCTTGAGGTTCCAAGGTTGGATACATGGGAGAAGATCTCAAGGAGATGTTTCGAAAAGTCTCATCGCCACGAGCCGAAGATGCGGATGAGCTCTGTGAGTCTGCATCTCTCTCAACTGCTGACTCCGGGGACTCCATGTTCTCATCTTCATCTGATCTCACAGATGATGCAACTTCCTCATCATCTCCCAAGCCATTCTCAACGTCGTCGAATGCATCGAAATTGGATTCGGATGGGCCTGTTTTCGAGTTCTCTTTGCTCATGGCTCATCTTCCCATCAAGTGAGTATAAGTCTAAATCTGaatctgccttttttttttgcgcgtgtatgtgtgtgtgtttatGTAGCAATGCAGAAGTCCCAGAAACAACACAAAAGAATTGGAAAATACGAACAAAGCTAAAAGATATGATAATCGTTATGTCTAG GAGAGGGCTCTCTAAATACTTCCAAGGGGAATCCCAGTCCTTTTCATCCCTGTCTGATGCTAGATGCATAGAAGATCTTGCCAAGAAGGAGACCccttacaagaagatgaagccATGCAAGAGCTATGCAGGAAATTTGGATGCAGGCCATAAGCCATGCCATACACCAGGGCCTTGTAACAAGACAATAGCAAAGAAAACTTCCAGGGGTTCTTGTTCCTCTCTAGTTAACAGGAGAAGCACCAGTAGCCTTTTATCAATTAGCAAACCGCCTCCCATACCTGTGAATAAGAACCTGTAA
- the LOC103718023 gene encoding uncharacterized protein LOC103718023 isoform X1, whose amino-acid sequence MCRGGLALLRNMTAGMLSFISVEGSHAIFTGLTEGKRSWSWLPLSSSNREMGIPSEMGDAWANKKRSFVVASPNEQSENSVREAVQAAFKTAVISGAVAAVPTLIGCRVIPWAKANLNHTAQALIISAGHPSAQGFSHCGVREGSDVHNFTSGCKEAIFVFQTHDTQAKMEQPYHCVKGRSSIAGFFITADRTILQNARENTMGKYDKTT is encoded by the exons ATGTGCCGCGGTGGGCTTGCTCTATTACGAAACATGACGGCAGGAATGCTCTCATTCATATCCGTAGAAGGCTCGCACGCTATTTTTACCGGTCTCACGGAAGGGAAAAGAAGCTGGAGTTggcttcctctctcttcctccaataGAGAGATGGGAATCCCTTCCGAGATGGGTGACGCCTGGGCGAACAAGAAGAGATCTTTCGTGGTCGCATCGCCAAACGAACAGTCCGAGAACTCTGTCCGAG AAGCAGTTCAGGCTGCATTTAAAACAGCTGTAATATCTGGTGCTGTTGCTGCAGTGCCAACG TTGATTGGCTGCCGTGTCATTCCTTGGGCTAAAGCTAACCTCAATCATACTGCACAAGCGCTCATCATATCAGCAG GGCATCCTAGTGCTCAAGGTTTCTCCCATTGCGGGGTTCGTGAAGGGTCAGATGTACACAACTTTACCTCTGGATGCAAAGAGGCTATTTTCGTGTTTCAAACTCATGATACCCAGGCCAagatggagcaaccttaccattgcgTCAAGGGCCGAT CTTCCATCGCTGGCTTCTTCATCACAGCTGACAGAACTATTCTACAGAACGCCAGGGAAAATACTATGGGGAAGTATGATAAAACAACTTGA
- the LOC103718023 gene encoding uncharacterized protein LOC103718023 isoform X2 encodes MCRGGLALLRNMTAGMLSFISVEGSHAIFTGLTEGKRSWSWLPLSSSNREMGIPSEMGDAWANKKRSFVVASPNEQSENSVREAVQAAFKTAVISGAVAAVPTLIGCRVIPWAKANLNHTAQALIISAASIAGFFITADRTILQNARENTMGKYDKTT; translated from the exons ATGTGCCGCGGTGGGCTTGCTCTATTACGAAACATGACGGCAGGAATGCTCTCATTCATATCCGTAGAAGGCTCGCACGCTATTTTTACCGGTCTCACGGAAGGGAAAAGAAGCTGGAGTTggcttcctctctcttcctccaataGAGAGATGGGAATCCCTTCCGAGATGGGTGACGCCTGGGCGAACAAGAAGAGATCTTTCGTGGTCGCATCGCCAAACGAACAGTCCGAGAACTCTGTCCGAG AAGCAGTTCAGGCTGCATTTAAAACAGCTGTAATATCTGGTGCTGTTGCTGCAGTGCCAACG TTGATTGGCTGCCGTGTCATTCCTTGGGCTAAAGCTAACCTCAATCATACTGCACAAGCGCTCATCATATCAGCAG CTTCCATCGCTGGCTTCTTCATCACAGCTGACAGAACTATTCTACAGAACGCCAGGGAAAATACTATGGGGAAGTATGATAAAACAACTTGA